A single genomic interval of Anopheles marshallii chromosome 2, idAnoMarsDA_429_01, whole genome shotgun sequence harbors:
- the LOC128719791 gene encoding protein hunchback, producing the protein MQNFDSVMTATQQPPQSAEQQQTVTPNGGWFDLTIKSEPLDYHSHHHSLQHHHHNHHRHLHHQQQHQAQQDTTLMSSDAHSNPTSPQSVDSMDSLSGKSGFFEGKGTTGIMAGGYNPLGFNPLTPPGYSGLLIPPPASAQHQLPTQQQQRLATPNRMYGGNGSAVKVDLASLTPTHTPPMDVTPPKSPKEPLETPTKEEEPGSDCEDVSYDGSEDEEGIRKPKVNSHGQVKKFRCKQCDFIAVTKLSFWEHTRVHIKPEKMLTCPKCPFVTEYKHHLEYHLRNHQRSKPFQCPKCSYSCVNKSMLNSHMKSHSNVFQYRCADCNYATKYCHSLKLHLRKYAHKPDVVLNLDGTPNPLPIIDVYGTRRGPKAKPQKNVDKFLQKQEQSHQQQQPSIKQQEPSSGLMNAGDQSAPLTPLNQQGMTTAPTTPFTPPGSGQTNGLMRNLFPHQLFPSPLAHMFKSAAANGNLPLFPYLNLNFQMFADQQAGLSQLSPRSFQQNLMNQLTGEKLNGSASSGSDHDNDLSVKTTSSGGSLGEELLKQITAAAADSSASAAGRNVVEDSESETVSALLQPSFDEFPPAVSSNNPRTPSTTGKGERSRRKGRAFKLERLSEPATSSAGSTEMDTHYDEEPTVTVPAVATTRDSAATPKERSLECKYCDIAFRDDVLYTIHMGYHGYDDVFKCNMCGEKSEDRIGFFLHIARKAH; encoded by the coding sequence ATGCAGAACTTCGATTCCGTAATGACGGCAACGCAGCAACCACCGCAATCGGCAGAACAGCAGCAGACAGTAACACCGAATGGTGGTTGGTTTGATTTAACGATCAAATCGGAACCACTCGACTACCATTCGCACCATCATTCGCTGCAGCATCACCACCATAACCACCACCGTCACctgcatcatcagcagcaacaccaggcGCAACAAGACACAACACTCATGTCGAGCGATGCACACTCGAACCCAACGTCACCGCAGAGCGTGGACAGTATGGACTCGCTGAGCGGCAAGAGTGGTTTCTTCGAGGGCAAAGGAACAACGGGCATCATGGCCGGGGGATACAATCCGCTCGGTTTTAACCCACTAACGCCTCCGGGATATTCGGGACTGCTGATTCCACCGCCAGCGTCAGCTCAACATCAGCTAccaacgcaacaacagcagcgccTGGCAACGCCCAACCGCATGTACGGAGGAAACGGAAGTGCAGTCAAGGTAGATCTTGCCTCACTGACACCAACGCACACACCACCAATGGACGTGACGCCACCGAAATCTCCCAAGGAACCTCTAGAGACACCCACCAAGGAGGAAGAACCGGGCTCAGACTGTGAGGATGTGTCGTACGATGGCAGCGAAGACGAGGAGGGCATCCGCAAGCCCAAGGTGAACTCGCACGGACAGGTCAAGAAGTTCCGTTGCAAGCAGTGTGACTTCATCGCCGTGACGAAGCTCAGCTTTTGGGAGCATACCCGGGTCCACATTAAGCCGGAAAAGATGCTTACCTGCCCGAAGTGTCCGTTCGTGACGGAGTACAAGCACCATCTGGAGTACCACCTGCGGAACCACCAGCGTTCGAAACCGTTCCAGTGTCCGAAGTGTAGCTATAGCTGCGTCAACAAGTCGATGCTGAATTCGCACATGAAATCGCACTCGAATGTGTTCCAGTACCGGTGTGCTGATTGCAACTACGCCACCAAGTACTGCCATTCGCTCAAGTTGCATCTCCGCAAGTACGCACACAAGCCGGACGTGGTGCTCAATCTGGATGGAACGCCGAACCCACTGCCGATCATCGATGTTTATGGTACGAGACGTGGTCCAAAGGCGAAGCCTCAGAAGAATGTCGATAAGTTCCTCCAGAAGCAGGAGCAGAgccaccaacaacagcaaccgtCAATCAAGCAGCAAGAACCGTCGAGTGGCTTGATGAACGCTGGTGATCAATCGGCACCTCTGACGCCGCTTAACCAGCAGGGCATGACAACCGCCCCGACGACTCCCTTCACACCTCCTGGAAGTGGTCAGACGAATGGACTGATGCGGAACCTCTTCCCACACCAACTGTTCCCGAGCCCGTTGGCGCACATGTTCAAGAGTGCCGCTGCCAACGGTAACTTGCCACTGTTCCCGTACCTGAACCTCAACTTCCAGATGTTTGCCGACCAGCAGGCCGGTTTGTCCCAACTTTCGCCGAGAAGCTTCCAGCAGAACCTGATGAACCAGCTGACCGGGGAGAAGCTGAACGGTAGTGCCAGCAGCGGTTCCGACCACGACAACGATCTCTCCGTGAAGACGACCTCGAGCGGTGGTTCACTTGGGGAGGAACTGCTGAAACAGATCACGGCTGCTGCCGCGGACAGTTCTGCCTCTGCTGCGGGACGGAACGTAGTCGAGGACAGTGAGTCGGAAACGGTTTCCGCACTGCTTCAACCTTCGTTCGATGAGTTCCCACCTGCGGTATCGTCCAATAACCCCCGTACACCTTCGACCACCGGTAAGGGTGAGCGAAGTCGCCGAAAGGGTCGTGCCTTCAAGCTGGAGCGTCTCAGCGAACCGGCAACGTCCTCAGCCGGTTCGACCGAGATGGATACGCACTACGACGAGGAACCCACTGTGACGGTGCCCGCTGTAGCAACCACACGAGATTCCGCAGCCACGCCCAAGGAACGATCGCTCGAGTGCAAGTACTGCGACATTGCGTTCCGGGACGATGTGCTGTACACGATCCACATGGGTTACCACGGGTACGACGATGTGTTCAAATGTAATATGTGCGGCGAGAAGAGTGAGGATCGTATCGGATTCTTCCTGCACATTGCCCGCAAGGCTCACTGA